In Streptantibioticus cattleyicolor NRRL 8057 = DSM 46488, a genomic segment contains:
- a CDS encoding SCO6880 family protein, translating into MSDKHQAQATPATVKFPHRSRRGILLGLTAPQLIVVSLTGLLLLAVILTRGVVGALELIPLWAVIALLTFVRYRGRALADWAPIVTRYVLRRMRGQLIWLARPSRRPIREGLLHLPGTAASLRVVTAPDRRYGAVHNPHTGTLTAVVKVSSRAYALLDPGTQNANVNGWGRALAALARTGQVARIQVIERTVPDSGDALRRYWEEHGQSDAPVAGAIYSELIQSAGPAAAPHEAYVAVSLDAKAARRLINQAGGGLTGAFSVLAQLTSTFDQAARTAGLNPTGWLTACEIAAVVRTAYDPKALAALDRWSTAGRPEAEPAAAGPVVVVEKSDHIATDSAFHSTYWVENWPRAETSAGFLHQLLFTAGVRRTLSLSYEPKGLDAALRDVRRKKASVIADAAERARRGQVDSEADSIEYQDIKSRERQLIAGHADVALTGLLTVSADSEEELRSACAVVETAAVGAQLDLRPLTWQQAEAFTAAAMPLALAA; encoded by the coding sequence ATGTCTGACAAGCACCAGGCCCAAGCCACCCCGGCCACCGTCAAGTTTCCCCACCGCAGCAGGCGCGGCATCCTGCTCGGCCTGACCGCACCGCAACTGATCGTCGTCAGTCTCACCGGCCTTCTCCTGCTCGCTGTGATCCTCACGCGCGGCGTGGTCGGCGCCCTCGAACTCATCCCCCTCTGGGCCGTCATCGCCCTCCTGACGTTCGTCCGGTACCGAGGCCGCGCCCTGGCCGACTGGGCTCCGATCGTCACCCGGTACGTCCTGCGCCGGATGCGGGGCCAGCTGATCTGGCTCGCCCGGCCCTCCCGCCGGCCGATCCGCGAAGGACTCCTCCACCTGCCCGGTACCGCGGCCAGCCTGCGTGTGGTCACCGCCCCCGACCGCCGATACGGCGCGGTCCACAACCCCCACACCGGCACCCTGACCGCCGTCGTCAAGGTCTCCTCCCGCGCCTACGCACTGCTCGACCCGGGCACCCAGAACGCCAACGTCAACGGCTGGGGACGCGCGCTGGCCGCTCTCGCCCGAACCGGCCAGGTCGCCCGTATCCAGGTGATCGAGCGCACGGTCCCGGACTCCGGCGACGCGCTGCGCCGGTACTGGGAGGAGCACGGCCAGTCCGACGCTCCCGTGGCCGGCGCGATCTACAGCGAGCTGATCCAGAGCGCGGGCCCGGCCGCCGCGCCGCACGAGGCGTACGTCGCGGTGTCGCTGGACGCCAAGGCCGCACGACGTCTGATCAACCAGGCCGGAGGCGGTCTCACCGGGGCCTTCAGCGTCCTGGCGCAGCTGACCTCGACCTTCGACCAGGCCGCGCGCACCGCTGGGCTCAACCCGACCGGCTGGCTCACGGCCTGCGAGATCGCGGCCGTCGTGCGAACGGCGTACGATCCCAAGGCTCTTGCGGCGCTGGACCGTTGGTCCACCGCAGGACGCCCCGAGGCTGAGCCCGCCGCTGCCGGCCCCGTCGTGGTCGTCGAGAAGTCGGACCACATCGCGACCGACTCGGCCTTCCACTCCACGTACTGGGTGGAGAACTGGCCGCGGGCTGAGACGTCGGCGGGCTTCTTGCATCAGCTGCTGTTCACCGCCGGGGTCCGGCGCACCCTGTCGCTGTCGTACGAGCCCAAGGGGCTGGACGCCGCGCTGCGTGACGTCCGGCGCAAGAAGGCCAGCGTGATCGCCGACGCCGCCGAGCGAGCCCGGCGTGGCCAGGTCGACTCCGAGGCGGACTCGATCGAGTACCAGGACATCAAGTCCCGTGAGCGCCAGCTCATCGCGGGCCACGCGGATGTTGCCCTGACCGGCCTGCTGACCGTCTCGGCCGACTCGGAGGAGGAACTCCGTTCCGCCTGCGCGGTCGTGGAGACCGCGGCCGTCGGCGCCCAGCTCGATCTGCGGCCTCTCACCTGGCAGCAGGCTGAAGCGTTCACCGCCGCCGCCATGCCGCTCGCTCTCGCCGCCTGA
- a CDS encoding DUF6238 family protein yields the protein MSRTASPTAQDFVPFATAALDFHRALNLPGGPLVTTRAELDALHAHLVSLHGLLDAHALRTGQLVPAEGDQLRAARTRIWQAADHVHTAYHAAPRPDSGEVPEREACQAGLPEGAPELTICQRHQRTAHLVRRRTTPADLHAPFTGLVRR from the coding sequence ATGTCCCGCACCGCCAGTCCGACCGCGCAGGACTTCGTGCCCTTCGCCACCGCAGCGCTCGACTTCCACCGCGCGCTCAACCTTCCGGGTGGTCCTCTCGTCACCACCCGCGCCGAGCTGGACGCCCTGCACGCCCACCTGGTCTCGCTGCACGGTCTGCTCGATGCCCATGCCCTCCGCACCGGCCAGCTCGTCCCGGCCGAGGGAGACCAGCTTCGCGCTGCCCGCACTCGAATCTGGCAGGCCGCCGACCACGTCCACACCGCGTACCACGCGGCACCCCGGCCGGACTCCGGCGAGGTGCCTGAGCGCGAGGCGTGCCAGGCCGGCCTGCCCGAAGGGGCACCGGAGCTGACCATCTGCCAGCGCCATCAACGCACCGCGCACCTGGTACGCCGACGCACTACCCCGGCCGACCTGCACGCGCCGTTCACCGGCCTCGTCCGCCGCTGA
- a CDS encoding ATP-binding protein — translation MPRTRATASHLFVPRKASRAEQRAARAGFAEARRQARLVGAPPKHRADNTLDPELRPTYPPSGRPDSSSARGGKLSLPAHRMTTATVSGAYPFLAEGGLGAEGIFIGRDVHAEAAFCYDPFSLYSNGRIEGFTNPNAVLAGIIGMGKSALAKSIATRAIAHGYRVYVPCDPKGEWTAVAQALGGYSIALGPGLPGRLNPLDAPARPASVSEGDWSTEVRKRRLLLLAGLARTVLKRDLLPMEHTALDLALDLVVAEANANGTVPLLGDIAHALGSPERLHRALGDQAGHMGLAAQDLAHALRRLVHGDLSGMFDAPSTVAFDPTTPMLSIDLSRLGGSGDDTALVLAMTCASAWMESALADPDGGRRWVIYDEAWRVMRHVGLLERMQSQWKLSRGLGIANLMVIHRLSDLLSAGDAGSRGRVLAEGLLADCSTRIIYRQEPDQLAAAASLLGLTGVETEAVSALTKGRGLWKVAGRSFITQHILHPAERELFDTDARMSA, via the coding sequence ATGCCCCGCACTCGCGCCACCGCCTCCCACCTGTTCGTCCCCCGCAAGGCATCACGCGCCGAGCAGCGAGCCGCACGTGCCGGTTTCGCAGAGGCTCGCCGCCAAGCCCGCCTCGTCGGCGCACCGCCGAAGCACCGCGCCGACAACACCCTCGACCCGGAACTGCGACCCACCTACCCGCCGTCCGGACGCCCCGACTCCTCCTCAGCTCGGGGCGGCAAGCTCAGCCTGCCCGCCCATCGCATGACCACAGCCACCGTCAGCGGCGCCTACCCGTTTCTCGCGGAGGGCGGCCTGGGAGCCGAAGGGATCTTCATCGGCAGGGACGTCCATGCGGAAGCGGCGTTCTGCTACGACCCCTTCTCGCTGTACAGCAACGGGCGGATCGAGGGCTTCACCAATCCGAACGCCGTCTTGGCCGGGATCATCGGCATGGGCAAGAGTGCGCTGGCCAAGTCGATAGCCACCCGCGCCATCGCCCACGGGTACCGGGTCTACGTCCCCTGCGACCCCAAGGGAGAGTGGACGGCCGTCGCGCAGGCCCTCGGCGGCTACAGCATCGCGCTCGGGCCGGGGCTCCCGGGCAGGTTGAACCCCCTGGACGCTCCCGCCCGGCCCGCCTCGGTGAGCGAGGGCGACTGGTCCACCGAGGTGCGCAAGCGACGCCTCCTGCTCCTGGCGGGCCTGGCCCGCACCGTGCTGAAGCGCGATCTCCTGCCGATGGAGCACACTGCTCTGGACCTCGCCCTCGACCTGGTCGTCGCCGAGGCCAACGCCAACGGCACGGTGCCGCTGCTCGGCGACATCGCGCACGCCCTCGGCTCGCCCGAGCGCCTCCACCGGGCCCTCGGCGATCAGGCCGGACACATGGGACTGGCCGCCCAGGACCTCGCACACGCCCTTCGCCGTCTCGTGCACGGCGACCTGAGCGGCATGTTCGACGCTCCCTCGACGGTGGCCTTCGACCCCACCACCCCGATGCTGTCCATCGACCTCTCGCGCCTCGGCGGATCCGGCGACGACACCGCCCTGGTCTTGGCCATGACCTGCGCTTCAGCTTGGATGGAGAGCGCGCTCGCCGACCCGGACGGCGGCCGACGCTGGGTGATCTACGACGAGGCATGGCGGGTGATGCGCCACGTCGGCCTGCTGGAACGCATGCAGTCGCAGTGGAAGCTCTCTCGCGGACTCGGCATCGCGAACCTGATGGTCATCCACCGCCTCAGCGACCTGCTCAGCGCAGGTGATGCCGGCTCGCGCGGCCGGGTGCTGGCCGAGGGACTCCTGGCAGACTGCTCCACCCGCATCATCTACCGCCAGGAACCCGACCAGCTCGCTGCCGCGGCCTCGCTGCTCGGCCTGACCGGCGTCGAGACCGAGGCCGTATCCGCCCTGACCAAGGGCAGGGGCCTGTGGAAGGTTGCGGGCCGGAGCTTCATCACGCAGCACATCCTGCACCCGGCCGAGCGCGAGCTGTTCGACACCGACGCCCGCATGTCCGCCTAG